A genome region from Gigantopelta aegis isolate Gae_Host chromosome 3, Gae_host_genome, whole genome shotgun sequence includes the following:
- the LOC121369279 gene encoding all-trans-retinol 13,14-reductase-like isoform X1 translates to MVAEIVFEFVWQHPKFFAGLVICGVVVGLSKLRGSGSEKQEANKNNPFSEEHLRPRAPLVIDTKARDAVLKQRFKKSKVPPNLDAIVIGSGAGGLSAAVLLSRVGKKVLVLEQHDVAGGCCHTFIEKGFEFDTGIHYIGEMDEHSWARVLVDQLTEGQVDWAPMDQEFDVVAIGEPSKAKRFAMKSGPNEEYWDQLKVLFPHNKQDIDKFRDLVKKVLRNYLAPYVIKFMPLGFATFMVRCGLYNLMFRNYFKYSQVTLETILNSVTDNAELKGVLSYVSGDYGLIPSEAPFSLHAGLIHHYLHGAYYPDGGSSEIPFHMIPIIERPGGCVLVHAPVVKIITNDGGKAIGVRVHKSSGDVDVFAKMVISDAGIINTFTKLLPKEISEKSPMYPIMEKLGSGHSFFTVFIGLSGSKEELDLPAANTWAFLSNDINDILKDFMSLSVDDLETAEIPMIFVSFPSAKDPSWDKRYPGKSSVLLITHASWDWFSQWKDTQVRHRGDRYEQIKMAVGKQMWKQCYELFPQLEGKMEYLEVGTPVSNSFYLGNPKGEAYGLNLTKPRFTLDSCLNLRPETGIPGLFLTGQDPCTTGMLGAFMGGVICVSKVLDSNIYSELMKLHKTLEKKKKNKKE, encoded by the exons ATGGTTGCAGAAATTGTCTTCGAGTTTGTATGGCAACACCCAAAATTTTTTGCCGGATTGGTGATATGTGGTGTTGTAGTAGGCTTGTCGAAACTTCGAGGCAGTGGTTCTGAAAAACAAGaagcaaataaaaacaatccaTTTTCCGAGGAGCACCTTCGACCAAGGGCACCCCTGGTCATTGACACAAAAGCAAGAGACGCGGTTTTAAAACAGA GATTCAAGAAATCTAAGGTACCGCCCAACCTCGATGCCATTGTGATAGGGAGTGGAGCGGGCGGACTCTCAGCTGCTGTTTTACTGAGCCGTGTTGGCAAGAAGGTTCTGGTTCTCGAACAGCATGACGTGGCAGGCGGATGCTGTCACACCTTCATTGAGAAGGGATTTGAGTTTGACACTG GAATCCACTACATTGGAGAAATGGATGAGCATTCGTGGGCGCGTGTCTTGGTGGATCAGCTGACCGAAGGACAAGTGGACTGGGCGCCAATGGACCAAGAATTTGATGTg GTTGCCATTGGTGAACCGAGTAAAGCGAAGAGATTCGCTATGAAATCAGGACCAAACGAGGAGTACTGGGACCAGCTGAAAGTATTGTTTCCTCATAACAAACAAGATATCGATAAATTTCGAGATCTCGTCAAG AAAGTCCTACGTAATTACCTTGCACCATATGTGATAAAGTTCATGCCGCTGGGATTTGCCACGTTCATGGTGCGGTGTGGACTTTACAATCTGATGTTCAGAAACTACTTCAAGTACTCCCAGGTGACACTCGAGACTATTCTCAACAGCGTCACTGACAATGCGGAACTGAAGGGCGTCCTCTCCTATGTGTCCGGGGATTACG GTTTGATCCCATCTGAGGCCCCATTCTCGCTGCATGCGGGTCTCATCCACCACTACCTGCACGGAGCATACTACCCCGATGGCGGGTCGAGCGAGATCCCCTTCCACATGATCCCCATCATCGAGCGACCTGGCGGTTGTGTGCTCGTACATGCCCCTGTCGTCAAAATCATCACCAACGATGGCGGCAAGGCTATAG GCGTGCGGGTCCACAAGTCATCAGGAGACGTGGATGTGTTCGCCAAGATGGTTATATCAGATGCAGGAATCATCAACACGTTCACAAAACTCTTGCCAAAGGAGATTTCGGAAAAATCAC CGATGTATCCGATAATGGAGAAGCTGGGGTCCGGGCACTCATTTTTCACTGTGTTCATTGGACTGTCTGGCTCTAAAGAGGAACTTGATCTGCCAGCTGCAAACACCTGGGCCTTTTTGAG CAATGATATAAATGATATCCTTAAAGATTTCATGTCCCTGTCTGTGGACGATCTGGAAACAGCTGAGATTCCGATGATATTTGTGTCgtttccatcggcaaaggatcCATCTTGGGATAAAAGATATCCAG gCAAGAGTTCGGTTTTGCTGATCACCCACGCCAGCTGGGACTGGTTCTCACAGTGGAAGGACACGCAGGTTCGACACCGCGGGGATCGCTATGAACAGATCAAGATGGCCGTCGGAAAACAGATGTGGAAACAGTGCTACGAGCTCTTCCCACAGCTAGAAGGCAAG atgGAGTATTTAGAAGTGGGCACTCCCGTCAGTAACAGTTTCTATTTAGGAAACCCAAAGGGCGAGGCGTACGGACTGAATCTCACCAAACCAAGGTTCACACTCGATTCCTGTCTGAATCTACGACCAGAAACTGGAATACCTGGACTTTTCCTCACAG GCCAGGATCCGTGCACAACTGGAATGCTTGGTGCGTTTATGGGGGGAGTGATCTGTGTTTCCAAGGTACTGGACTCCAACATCTACTCCGAATTGATGAAACTACACAAGACCctggagaaaaagaagaaaaacaagaaagaatga
- the LOC121369279 gene encoding all-trans-retinol 13,14-reductase-like isoform X2, which yields MDEHSWARVLVDQLTEGQVDWAPMDQEFDVVAIGEPSKAKRFAMKSGPNEEYWDQLKVLFPHNKQDIDKFRDLVKKVLRNYLAPYVIKFMPLGFATFMVRCGLYNLMFRNYFKYSQVTLETILNSVTDNAELKGVLSYVSGDYGLIPSEAPFSLHAGLIHHYLHGAYYPDGGSSEIPFHMIPIIERPGGCVLVHAPVVKIITNDGGKAIGVRVHKSSGDVDVFAKMVISDAGIINTFTKLLPKEISEKSPMYPIMEKLGSGHSFFTVFIGLSGSKEELDLPAANTWAFLSNDINDILKDFMSLSVDDLETAEIPMIFVSFPSAKDPSWDKRYPGKSSVLLITHASWDWFSQWKDTQVRHRGDRYEQIKMAVGKQMWKQCYELFPQLEGKMEYLEVGTPVSNSFYLGNPKGEAYGLNLTKPRFTLDSCLNLRPETGIPGLFLTGQDPCTTGMLGAFMGGVICVSKVLDSNIYSELMKLHKTLEKKKKNKKE from the exons ATGGATGAGCATTCGTGGGCGCGTGTCTTGGTGGATCAGCTGACCGAAGGACAAGTGGACTGGGCGCCAATGGACCAAGAATTTGATGTg GTTGCCATTGGTGAACCGAGTAAAGCGAAGAGATTCGCTATGAAATCAGGACCAAACGAGGAGTACTGGGACCAGCTGAAAGTATTGTTTCCTCATAACAAACAAGATATCGATAAATTTCGAGATCTCGTCAAG AAAGTCCTACGTAATTACCTTGCACCATATGTGATAAAGTTCATGCCGCTGGGATTTGCCACGTTCATGGTGCGGTGTGGACTTTACAATCTGATGTTCAGAAACTACTTCAAGTACTCCCAGGTGACACTCGAGACTATTCTCAACAGCGTCACTGACAATGCGGAACTGAAGGGCGTCCTCTCCTATGTGTCCGGGGATTACG GTTTGATCCCATCTGAGGCCCCATTCTCGCTGCATGCGGGTCTCATCCACCACTACCTGCACGGAGCATACTACCCCGATGGCGGGTCGAGCGAGATCCCCTTCCACATGATCCCCATCATCGAGCGACCTGGCGGTTGTGTGCTCGTACATGCCCCTGTCGTCAAAATCATCACCAACGATGGCGGCAAGGCTATAG GCGTGCGGGTCCACAAGTCATCAGGAGACGTGGATGTGTTCGCCAAGATGGTTATATCAGATGCAGGAATCATCAACACGTTCACAAAACTCTTGCCAAAGGAGATTTCGGAAAAATCAC CGATGTATCCGATAATGGAGAAGCTGGGGTCCGGGCACTCATTTTTCACTGTGTTCATTGGACTGTCTGGCTCTAAAGAGGAACTTGATCTGCCAGCTGCAAACACCTGGGCCTTTTTGAG CAATGATATAAATGATATCCTTAAAGATTTCATGTCCCTGTCTGTGGACGATCTGGAAACAGCTGAGATTCCGATGATATTTGTGTCgtttccatcggcaaaggatcCATCTTGGGATAAAAGATATCCAG gCAAGAGTTCGGTTTTGCTGATCACCCACGCCAGCTGGGACTGGTTCTCACAGTGGAAGGACACGCAGGTTCGACACCGCGGGGATCGCTATGAACAGATCAAGATGGCCGTCGGAAAACAGATGTGGAAACAGTGCTACGAGCTCTTCCCACAGCTAGAAGGCAAG atgGAGTATTTAGAAGTGGGCACTCCCGTCAGTAACAGTTTCTATTTAGGAAACCCAAAGGGCGAGGCGTACGGACTGAATCTCACCAAACCAAGGTTCACACTCGATTCCTGTCTGAATCTACGACCAGAAACTGGAATACCTGGACTTTTCCTCACAG GCCAGGATCCGTGCACAACTGGAATGCTTGGTGCGTTTATGGGGGGAGTGATCTGTGTTTCCAAGGTACTGGACTCCAACATCTACTCCGAATTGATGAAACTACACAAGACCctggagaaaaagaagaaaaacaagaaagaatga